In Crassostrea angulata isolate pt1a10 chromosome 6, ASM2561291v2, whole genome shotgun sequence, a genomic segment contains:
- the LOC128188774 gene encoding uncharacterized protein LOC128188774, with amino-acid sequence MNIMDENSEIGRHLKKAWETQDVEQPEQESFMKNGILAIMGSDDIVRKAMAMADKEVSHQRRRRSAKDDKEWNTVVHAENSQAKFLVAANKMRINLLRKNLAAIDKERKLNAQKRIRINRKPYTTESKENVESSKQVKVKGSEKNNHSQGQGDTEKEDGNATLFVSRSQKRWRPSTVNSEVTEGSPTRNHDNTPTRVKLSRPRSAIVTHKEATSYNDKQQTTKHYRSCRSLHNSSNNVSVVPVKGLITSRPNSASSRPNSVRGVGRQVFSN; translated from the exons AAGAAAGCTTGGGAAACACAAGATGTGGAGCAACCGGAACAAGAATCGTTTATG AAAAATGGGATTCTTGCAATCATGGGTTCAGATGACATTGTGCGGAAAGCCATGGCGATGGCGGATAAGGAAGTCTCTCACCAACGACGGCGTCGTTCTGCCAAAGATGATAAAGA atGGAACACCGTAGTTCACGCAGAAAACAGCCAGGCCAAATTCCTGGTAGCTGCCAACAAAATGAGAATAAATCTTCTACGCAAGAACCTAGCGGCCATTGACAAAGAACGGAAATTAAACGCTCAAAAGAGAATTCGCATCAATCGAAAGCCATACACGACAGAAAGCAAAGAAAACGTGGAGAGTTCAAAACAGGTGAAAGTTAAAGGTTCCGAGAAAAATAATCACTCCCAAGGTCAAGGAGATACTGAGAAAGAG GACGGCAATGCAACCTTGTTTGTTTCACGATCACAGAAAAGATGGCGACCGTCAACTGTCAACAGTGAAGTAACCGAGGGCTCGCCTACACGTAACCATGACAACACACCAACACGG GTAAAATTAAGCAGACCTAGAAGTGCCATTGTAACACACAAGGAAGCGACGTCATATAATGACAAGCAGCAGACGACAAAAC ATTATAGAAGTTGTAGAAGCTTACACAACAGCTCAAATAACGTGTCTGTTGTTCCTGTCAAGGGACTTATTACTTCCCGCCCAAACAGCGCCTCTTCTCGCCCAAACAGCGTCAGGGGCGTCGGGCGCCAAGTGTTCAGTAACTAG